From Lysobacter auxotrophicus, the proteins below share one genomic window:
- the pepQ gene encoding Xaa-Pro dipeptidase, protein MSQVAALYPSHIAELHRRTEQALARGGFEHLVIPSGTSHYQVFDDRDYPYAVNPQFKAWLPLTRAPGSWLVATPGQKPKLIFLQPFDYWHVVPSAPSGYWVEHFDIVIIRKPEEALQHLPANPARCAILGEPQSTVGHFAPNNPAPVVNYLEYHRAFKTPYEVEMMRQATKRGVRAHRAAERAFRAGASEFGIHLVYCQAAAQDANDLPYSNIIAINEHGAVLHYTDRDTVAPQSPRSFLIDAGAAHDGYACDITRTYAYDAGSEFQAMIDAVDAAQLTMCDQVRAGVDYKQIHLDAHLALAGVLKDFGVINVSPEAAVATGVSSAFFPHGIGHGIGLQVHDVAGFAASDEGGTIAKPDGHPHLRLTRVLEPGMAVTIEPGLYFIDMLLDEVKKNGHADSVDWARVDAFKPYGGIRIEDDVVCTDDAPVNLTRDGFAEAG, encoded by the coding sequence ATGAGCCAAGTCGCCGCGCTGTATCCCAGCCACATCGCCGAACTGCACCGCCGCACCGAACAGGCCCTCGCCCGGGGCGGTTTCGAACACCTCGTCATCCCCAGCGGCACCTCGCACTACCAGGTGTTCGACGACCGCGATTACCCCTACGCGGTGAACCCGCAGTTCAAGGCCTGGCTGCCGCTCACGCGCGCGCCGGGCAGCTGGCTGGTCGCCACGCCGGGCCAGAAGCCCAAGCTGATCTTCCTGCAGCCGTTCGACTACTGGCACGTCGTGCCGTCGGCGCCGAGCGGCTACTGGGTCGAGCATTTCGACATCGTCATCATCCGCAAGCCCGAGGAAGCGCTGCAGCACCTGCCGGCGAATCCGGCGCGGTGCGCGATCCTGGGCGAACCGCAGAGCACGGTCGGCCACTTCGCGCCGAACAATCCGGCGCCGGTCGTGAACTACCTGGAGTACCACCGCGCATTCAAGACGCCGTACGAAGTCGAGATGATGCGGCAGGCCACCAAGCGCGGCGTGCGTGCGCATCGCGCGGCCGAGCGTGCGTTCCGTGCGGGCGCGAGCGAGTTCGGCATCCACCTGGTCTACTGCCAGGCCGCCGCGCAGGACGCGAACGACCTGCCGTACAGCAACATCATCGCGATCAACGAACACGGCGCGGTGCTGCATTACACCGATCGCGACACCGTCGCGCCGCAGTCGCCGCGCAGTTTCCTGATTGACGCCGGTGCCGCGCACGACGGCTACGCCTGCGACATCACGCGCACCTATGCGTACGACGCGGGCAGCGAGTTCCAGGCGATGATCGACGCCGTCGATGCCGCACAGCTGACGATGTGCGACCAGGTGCGCGCCGGCGTGGACTACAAGCAGATCCACCTGGATGCGCACCTCGCGCTGGCCGGCGTGCTGAAGGATTTCGGGGTCATCAACGTCTCGCCCGAAGCCGCCGTCGCCACCGGCGTGAGCAGCGCGTTCTTCCCGCACGGCATCGGCCACGGCATCGGCCTGCAGGTGCACGACGTCGCCGGCTTCGCCGCGAGCGACGAGGGCGGCACGATCGCCAAGCCCGACGGCCATCCGCACCTGCGCCTCACGCGCGTGCTCGAGCCGGGCATGGCGGTGACGATCGAACCGGGCCTGTACTTCATCGACATGCTGCTGGACGAGGTGAAGAAGAACGGCCACGCCGACAGCGTCGACTGGGCGCGCGTGGACGCGTTCAAGCCGTACGGCGGCATCCGCATCGAGGACGACGTCGTGTGCACGGACGACGCGCCGGTGAATCTGACGCGCGATGGGTTCGCCGAAGCGGGCTGA
- a CDS encoding putative quinol monooxygenase yields the protein MHGLIGRMMAAPGQRDALIAILLDGIHNMPGCLSYIVARDTSDENAIWITEVWDSEASHKASLSLPTVQAAIAKAKPLIAGFGDYIQTAPVGGHGLAK from the coding sequence ATGCATGGACTCATCGGCCGGATGATGGCCGCGCCCGGGCAACGCGATGCGCTGATCGCCATCCTGCTCGACGGCATCCACAACATGCCCGGCTGCCTGAGCTACATCGTCGCGCGCGACACCAGCGACGAAAACGCGATCTGGATTACGGAAGTCTGGGACAGCGAGGCGAGCCACAAGGCGTCGCTGTCACTGCCGACGGTGCAGGCGGCGATCGCGAAAGCGAAGCCGCTGATCGCCGGTTTCGGCGATTACATCCAGACCGCGCCGGTGGGCGGGCACGGCCTGGCGAAGTAG
- a CDS encoding aminopeptidase P N-terminal domain-containing protein, which produces MHKPLRIPDKAYAKRRRQLMRMAGDNAIAILPAAPERIRSRDTHYPYRQDSDLLYLTGFPEPEAVLVLVPGRKHGEVILFCRERDPEREGWDGPRFGPEGAVEAFGLDDAYPITDLDDILPGLLEGRSRVYYHFGRDQEFDLKLIGWLNRVRAMVRQGAQPPHEFLELGHLLDELRLFKDRDEVRLMQRAADISVLAHETAMLAARPGIHEYQLQAEVERVFRSHDADPAYSSIVGAGANACVLHYRANAAQAKDGDLVLIDAGAEYRGYAADITRTFPVNGRFTKEQRALHDLVGQAQAAALAQARPGIAYETGHVAAVETLTEGLLRLGLLKGKLEKNLADGSYRRFYRHKTGHWLGLDVHDVGEYRFDGESRLLEPGMVFTIEPGVYVSPDDTTVDAKWRGIGIRTEDDVLVTSGEPQVLTDALARSADEIETLMASRG; this is translated from the coding sequence ATGCACAAACCCCTCCGCATCCCCGACAAGGCGTACGCGAAGCGGCGCAGGCAACTCATGCGCATGGCCGGCGACAACGCGATCGCGATCCTGCCCGCCGCGCCCGAACGGATCCGTAGCCGCGACACGCACTACCCATATCGCCAGGACTCCGACCTGCTGTACCTCACCGGATTCCCCGAGCCCGAAGCGGTGCTCGTGCTGGTGCCGGGCCGCAAGCACGGCGAGGTGATCCTGTTCTGCCGCGAGCGCGATCCCGAGCGCGAAGGCTGGGACGGTCCGCGCTTCGGTCCGGAAGGCGCGGTCGAGGCGTTCGGCCTGGACGACGCGTATCCGATCACCGACCTCGACGACATCCTGCCCGGCCTGCTCGAAGGCCGTTCGCGCGTGTACTACCACTTCGGGCGCGACCAGGAGTTCGACCTCAAGCTCATCGGCTGGTTGAACCGCGTGCGCGCGATGGTGCGGCAGGGCGCGCAGCCCCCGCACGAGTTCCTCGAACTCGGCCACCTGCTCGACGAGCTGCGCCTGTTCAAGGATCGCGACGAGGTGCGCCTGATGCAGCGCGCCGCGGACATCAGCGTGCTCGCGCACGAAACCGCGATGCTCGCCGCGCGCCCCGGCATCCACGAGTACCAGCTGCAGGCGGAAGTCGAACGCGTGTTCCGTTCGCACGATGCGGATCCGGCGTACAGCAGCATCGTCGGCGCCGGCGCCAATGCGTGCGTGCTGCATTACCGCGCGAACGCCGCGCAGGCGAAAGACGGCGACCTGGTGCTCATCGACGCCGGCGCCGAATACCGTGGCTACGCGGCGGACATCACGCGCACGTTTCCGGTCAACGGCCGCTTCACGAAGGAACAGCGCGCGCTGCACGACCTGGTCGGGCAGGCGCAGGCCGCCGCGCTCGCGCAGGCGCGTCCGGGTATTGCGTACGAAACCGGCCACGTCGCGGCGGTGGAAACGTTGACCGAAGGCTTGCTGCGGCTCGGCCTGCTCAAGGGCAAGCTGGAGAAGAACCTCGCCGACGGCAGCTACCGCCGCTTCTATCGCCACAAGACCGGGCACTGGCTCGGCCTGGACGTGCATGACGTCGGCGAATACCGGTTCGACGGCGAATCGCGGCTGCTCGAACCCGGCATGGTGTTCACCATCGAACCGGGCGTCTACGTCTCGCCCGACGACACGACGGTAGATGCGAAGTGGCGCGGTATCGGCATCCGCACCGAGGACGACGTGCTGGTCACGAGCGGCGAACCGCAGGTGCTCACCGATGCGCTCGCTCGCAGTGCCGACGAGATCGAGACGCTGATGGCGTCGCGCGGTTGA
- a CDS encoding UPF0149 family protein: MELPSVSAIDAESRQLALAASPFELHGGLCGWLAGGGPSVREWPAKVLADDALPAPAAGGALDELRLASAAQLADRSFDFALLLPDADASLAERSGALFEWCRGFLGGFGLATGSRPKLSDEGAEALGDLAKLAAAQPQSDGDEEDEEALVEIEEFVRVAVLLLHGDCVLAAQHRQKLN; the protein is encoded by the coding sequence ATCGAACTGCCTTCCGTGTCCGCGATCGACGCCGAGAGCCGCCAGCTGGCGCTCGCTGCCTCGCCCTTCGAACTGCATGGCGGCCTGTGCGGCTGGCTGGCCGGCGGCGGCCCCTCGGTGCGCGAGTGGCCGGCGAAGGTGCTGGCCGACGACGCGCTTCCCGCGCCTGCCGCGGGCGGCGCGCTGGACGAACTGCGCCTGGCCAGCGCCGCGCAGCTGGCCGACCGCAGCTTCGATTTCGCGCTGCTGCTGCCCGACGCCGACGCCTCGCTCGCCGAGCGCAGCGGCGCGCTGTTCGAATGGTGCCGCGGCTTCCTCGGTGGTTTCGGACTGGCGACGGGCTCGCGTCCGAAGCTGTCGGACGAAGGCGCCGAGGCGCTGGGCGACCTGGCCAAACTCGCCGCGGCGCAGCCGCAAAGCGACGGCGACGAGGAAGACGAGGAAGCGCTGGTCGAAATCGAGGAGTTCGTGCGCGTGGCCGTACTGCTGCTGCACGGCGACTGCGTGCTGGCGGCGCAGCATCGGCAGAAGTTGAACTGA
- a CDS encoding EAL domain-containing protein has protein sequence MLAAALAGTAGAATRDFYFDRPGSERGLVQNTVTAFAQDTQGYVWVATQGGLHRYDGQRYLPYRHNPRDAASLPDSHITALAMDGDQALWVGTYSEYLSRLDLADGQIRRFMASGTAHPHRQVLAILPQRGQVWVGTGAGLERLDPATGKRQTVVPLETQVVGTAGRQSLLAARDGVAWWGGPQGLYRLDGSLPERIGPAEAVATLFQDTAGQLWLGRRDGLFRLHSNGRELVRAWPQQPMPDDAAPIVRAIAQAPDRQLWFSVYGYGLRRLDPATGHVEEVREEPGIDASLPDDSINALMIDRGGMLWIGGQFRGVAVTDPRGTRFRYVFNMENPRRPDSPASADSIRSIVQGQDGALWVGTDNARLFRYSLQDDRFEDLSPLLADQGRAPHVTGFAKASPDDLWVATDAGLYRLDPQRRTARPLPVPELGRTPLRTLMLGRDGSLWIGSHGFGAYRYRPDSGQLTHFAYRENDPSGLSYPVVHAMVEDKHGHVWFGTGDGLDVLDPATGRLRHFRHSNRDARSLPGNRVRALHLASDGSLWVGTHAGLSRIVEAQDGSVHFAHPLTGTLSSDLVPVVFAIAEAPAGRLWLSTQAGIISYDIRDERTRSYGLADGLQDLEFHGGSVAQLGDGRIAFGGVRGLNLFDPTRMRESAYTAPLRLLGAWVGNQAKADPRSLWQAPKLDLDEGDGLLRLRIGALDFAPTAATRYRYRMDGFDHDWIDNGTAQDVTYSRLPSGHYTFLVQATNRHGAWNDATLEIPVHVAPPLWRHPLVIAAGVLAFLALVGGLTWRRMQDRRRERGYFAQIRERDERLKLALWASGEQFWDYDLERRVLRRTRADDQAGLTTDLGVQTLVDANLQIHPDDLPRAIAQLRRHLRGETPLYVSEHRVRETDGKWVWMRARGRVVERDGTGRALRVAGTARDITANRSAERDRRIAGQVLNSMMEAVAVFDREFRFVSVNPAFTRMTGYSDAEVIGRPTRLLDSDQHDPAFYQHVRGELRRNGRWSGEIWQQRKNGDEFLCWFQGSEVLDAGGQHGHYVAVLGDITDQKRAEQELRYLANYDTLTSLPNRALLSERLSRAIVKARRGNTRIAMLFLDLDRFKDINDSLGHAAGDRILRAAAHRLQHAVGPTHTVARLGGDEFTVLLENLESNEHAEQVARDVLASFEAPLDIDQRHDVVISPSIGISLYPDHALVPTDLLKHADTAMYQAKAAGRRTFMRYTEAMDVEIRGRATISAALRGVLDRNELRLVFQPKLSLDHSRITGVEALLRWTSPELGAISPAQFIPLAEESGLILDIGEWALREACSVLKGWRMKGLDQLTMAVNVSSLQLLRGNLPKQVARALVESGVPPEMLQLELTESVIMANAGQTSATLDALRSLGVGLAIDDFGTGYSSLAYLKRLPIHTLKIDKEFIGDLTRDADDEAITTTVIAMAHSLGLTVIAEGVETEAQMQFLRGRGCDEIQGYWLARPLEAAACLSFIRGWTPHSVPVASGTVGTV, from the coding sequence GTGCTCGCTGCGGCCCTGGCCGGGACGGCCGGCGCCGCCACGCGCGACTTCTATTTCGACCGCCCCGGCAGCGAACGCGGCCTGGTCCAGAACACCGTCACCGCGTTCGCGCAGGACACGCAAGGCTACGTCTGGGTCGCCACGCAGGGCGGCCTGCACCGTTACGACGGCCAGCGCTACCTGCCCTACCGCCACAACCCGCGCGACGCCGCGAGCCTGCCGGACAGCCACATCACGGCGCTGGCGATGGACGGGGATCAGGCACTGTGGGTCGGCACGTATTCGGAATACCTCAGCCGGCTGGACCTCGCCGACGGCCAGATCCGCCGCTTCATGGCGTCGGGCACCGCGCACCCGCATCGCCAGGTGCTGGCGATCCTGCCGCAGCGCGGACAGGTGTGGGTGGGCACGGGTGCCGGGCTGGAGCGCCTGGATCCCGCCACCGGCAAGCGCCAGACCGTCGTCCCGCTGGAGACGCAGGTCGTCGGCACCGCGGGACGGCAGAGCCTGCTCGCCGCACGGGACGGCGTGGCATGGTGGGGCGGCCCGCAGGGGCTGTACCGGCTCGATGGCAGCCTGCCCGAGCGCATCGGCCCGGCCGAGGCCGTCGCCACGCTGTTCCAGGACACCGCCGGCCAGTTGTGGCTGGGACGCCGCGACGGCCTGTTCCGCCTGCACAGCAACGGTCGCGAACTCGTGCGCGCCTGGCCGCAGCAGCCGATGCCCGACGACGCCGCGCCGATCGTGCGCGCGATTGCGCAGGCGCCGGACCGCCAGCTGTGGTTCTCGGTCTACGGCTACGGCCTGCGCAGGCTGGATCCCGCCACCGGCCACGTCGAGGAAGTACGCGAAGAGCCCGGCATCGACGCGAGCCTGCCGGACGATTCGATCAACGCGCTGATGATCGACCGCGGCGGGATGCTGTGGATCGGCGGGCAGTTCCGCGGCGTCGCGGTGACCGATCCGCGCGGCACACGGTTCCGCTACGTGTTCAACATGGAGAACCCGCGTCGCCCCGACAGCCCGGCCTCCGCCGACAGCATCCGCTCCATCGTGCAGGGGCAGGACGGCGCGCTGTGGGTGGGCACCGACAACGCGCGGCTGTTCCGCTATTCGCTGCAGGACGATCGTTTCGAAGACCTGAGCCCGCTGCTCGCCGACCAGGGCCGCGCGCCGCACGTCACCGGTTTCGCGAAGGCGAGCCCGGACGATCTGTGGGTCGCCACCGATGCCGGGCTGTACCGCCTGGATCCGCAGCGTCGCACCGCGCGACCGCTGCCGGTACCGGAGCTCGGGCGTACGCCGCTGCGCACGCTGATGCTGGGACGCGACGGCTCGCTGTGGATCGGCAGCCACGGATTCGGCGCGTATCGCTATCGCCCCGACAGCGGCCAGCTCACCCATTTCGCCTATCGCGAGAACGATCCGAGCGGGCTGAGCTATCCCGTCGTGCACGCGATGGTCGAAGACAAGCACGGCCACGTGTGGTTCGGCACCGGCGACGGCCTCGACGTGCTCGATCCGGCGACCGGTCGGCTGCGTCACTTCCGCCACTCCAACCGCGATGCACGCAGCCTGCCGGGCAATCGCGTGCGCGCCTTGCACCTGGCCAGCGATGGCTCGCTCTGGGTCGGCACGCATGCCGGCCTGAGCCGCATCGTCGAAGCGCAGGACGGCAGCGTGCACTTCGCGCATCCGCTCACCGGCACGCTCAGCAGCGACCTGGTGCCGGTGGTGTTCGCGATCGCCGAAGCACCGGCCGGCCGGCTGTGGCTGAGCACGCAGGCCGGAATCATCAGCTACGACATCCGCGACGAGCGCACGCGCAGCTACGGCCTCGCCGATGGCCTGCAGGATCTGGAATTCCACGGCGGATCGGTCGCGCAGCTGGGCGACGGACGCATCGCGTTCGGCGGCGTGCGAGGCCTGAACCTGTTCGACCCGACGCGCATGCGCGAATCGGCGTACACCGCGCCGCTGCGGCTGCTGGGCGCGTGGGTGGGCAACCAGGCCAAGGCCGACCCGCGCTCGCTGTGGCAGGCGCCGAAACTCGACCTGGACGAAGGCGACGGCCTGCTGCGCCTGCGCATCGGCGCGCTGGATTTCGCGCCGACGGCCGCCACGCGCTACCGCTATCGCATGGACGGCTTCGACCACGACTGGATCGACAACGGCACCGCGCAGGACGTCACCTATTCGCGCCTGCCGTCGGGCCACTACACGTTCCTCGTGCAGGCGACCAACCGGCACGGCGCGTGGAACGATGCGACGCTGGAGATCCCCGTGCACGTCGCGCCGCCGCTGTGGCGCCACCCGCTGGTGATCGCGGCCGGCGTGTTGGCGTTCCTTGCGCTGGTCGGTGGACTGACCTGGCGCCGAATGCAGGATCGCCGTCGCGAACGCGGCTACTTCGCGCAGATCCGCGAACGCGACGAACGCCTGAAGCTCGCGCTGTGGGCGTCGGGCGAGCAGTTCTGGGACTACGACCTGGAGCGCCGCGTGCTGCGTCGCACGCGTGCCGACGACCAGGCGGGGCTGACGACCGATCTCGGCGTGCAGACGCTGGTCGATGCGAACCTGCAGATCCATCCGGACGACCTGCCGCGGGCCATCGCGCAACTTCGTCGCCATCTGCGCGGCGAAACGCCGCTGTACGTGTCCGAACACCGCGTGCGTGAGACCGACGGCAAGTGGGTCTGGATGCGCGCACGCGGCCGCGTGGTCGAACGCGACGGCACCGGCCGTGCACTGCGCGTAGCCGGCACGGCGCGCGACATCACCGCCAACCGCAGCGCCGAGCGCGACCGCCGCATCGCCGGCCAGGTGCTCAACAGCATGATGGAAGCGGTGGCGGTGTTCGATCGCGAATTCCGCTTCGTTTCGGTCAATCCGGCCTTCACCCGCATGACCGGGTACTCCGACGCGGAAGTGATCGGTCGCCCGACACGGCTGCTCGACAGCGACCAGCACGATCCGGCGTTCTACCAGCACGTGCGCGGCGAGTTGCGGCGCAACGGCCGGTGGTCGGGCGAGATCTGGCAGCAGCGCAAGAACGGCGACGAATTCCTGTGCTGGTTCCAGGGCAGCGAAGTGCTCGACGCCGGCGGCCAGCACGGGCATTACGTCGCCGTGCTGGGCGACATCACCGACCAGAAGCGCGCCGAGCAGGAACTGCGCTACCTCGCCAACTACGACACGCTCACCAGCCTGCCCAACCGCGCGCTGCTGTCCGAGCGCCTGTCGCGCGCGATCGTGAAGGCGCGACGCGGAAACACGCGAATCGCGATGCTGTTCCTCGACCTGGACCGCTTCAAGGACATCAACGATTCGCTCGGCCATGCCGCCGGCGACCGCATCCTGCGCGCGGCCGCGCATCGCCTGCAGCACGCGGTCGGGCCGACGCATACCGTCGCTCGCCTGGGCGGCGATGAGTTCACGGTCCTGCTGGAAAACCTCGAAAGCAACGAGCACGCCGAGCAAGTCGCGCGCGACGTGCTCGCTTCGTTCGAAGCGCCGCTGGACATCGACCAGCGCCACGACGTGGTGATCTCGCCCTCCATCGGCATCAGCCTGTACCCCGACCACGCGCTCGTGCCGACGGACCTGCTCAAGCACGCCGACACCGCGATGTACCAGGCCAAGGCCGCGGGCCGGCGCACGTTCATGCGCTACACCGAGGCGATGGACGTGGAAATCCGCGGCCGCGCGACGATCTCCGCCGCGCTGCGCGGCGTGCTCGACCGCAACGAACTGCGGCTGGTTTTCCAGCCCAAGCTTTCGCTGGACCATTCGCGCATCACCGGCGTGGAAGCGCTGCTGCGCTGGACCAGCCCGGAACTCGGCGCGATCTCGCCGGCGCAGTTCATCCCGCTGGCCGAGGAAAGCGGACTCATCCTCGACATCGGCGAATGGGCGCTGCGCGAGGCCTGCAGCGTGCTCAAGGGCTGGCGCATGAAGGGCCTGGACCAGCTGACGATGGCGGTGAACGTCTCGTCGCTGCAGCTGTTGCGCGGCAACCTGCCCAAGCAGGTCGCGCGCGCGCTGGTGGAAAGCGGCGTGCCGCCGGAGATGCTGCAGCTGGAGCTGACCGAGAGCGTGATCATGGCCAACGCCGGCCAGACGTCGGCGACGCTGGACGCGTTGCGCTCGCTGGGCGTGGGCCTGGCGATCGACGATTTCGGCACGGGGTATTCGTCGCTGGCCTACCTCAAGCGCCTGCCGATCCACACGCTGAAGATCGACAAGGAATTCATCGGCGACCTCACCCGCGACGCGGATGACGAGGCCATCACCACCACGGTCATCGCGATGGCGCATTCGCTGGGTCTCACGGTCATCGCCGAAGGCGTGGAGACCGAGGCGCAGATGCAGTTCCTGCGCGGCCGCGGGTGCGACGAGATCCAGGGCTACTGGCTCGCGCGACCGCTGGAAGCGGCGGCCTGCCTGTCCTTCATCCGGGGCTGGACGCCGCATTCGGTGCCGGTCGCCAGTGGGACGGTCGGCACGGTCTGA
- a CDS encoding TIGR02449 family protein, with protein MEQAHLLAQMQSLADRVEQLAERARRLAEENRSLRQQQEQLMGERSALLAKNEQARTRVEAMIARLKSLEQHT; from the coding sequence ATGGAACAGGCCCATCTCCTCGCACAAATGCAGTCGCTGGCCGACCGTGTCGAGCAGTTGGCCGAACGCGCGCGTCGCCTCGCCGAGGAGAACCGCAGCCTGCGCCAGCAACAGGAACAGCTGATGGGCGAGCGCTCCGCCCTGCTCGCCAAGAACGAACAGGCGCGCACGCGGGTCGAGGCGATGATCGCGCGGCTGAAATCGCTGGAACAGCACACGTGA
- a CDS encoding cell division protein ZapA: MTSEVVSIRLLDREYTVGCEPGERDSLQAAAKLLDGKMREIRGTNRMAALDRVAVLAALNLAHDLQQMRDELATRDRELERTLNTLHRRLDDLFDVPAR; encoded by the coding sequence ATGACCAGCGAAGTCGTCAGCATCCGCCTGCTCGATCGCGAATACACCGTCGGGTGCGAGCCCGGCGAGCGCGACAGCCTGCAGGCTGCCGCGAAGCTGCTGGACGGGAAGATGCGCGAGATCCGCGGCACCAACCGCATGGCGGCGCTTGATCGCGTCGCGGTGCTCGCAGCGCTGAACCTCGCACACGACCTGCAGCAGATGCGCGACGAACTGGCCACGCGCGACCGCGAACTCGAGCGCACGCTCAACACGCTGCATCGCCGACTCGACGATCTGTTCGACGTTCCGGCGCGCTGA
- a CDS encoding 5-formyltetrahydrofolate cyclo-ligase — MTVDRTALRRELRNRRRELAAGERIAAAERLSERLLALPFAPTSGYVAGYWAMDGEIALHVWQLRLPRDCVYCLPVLNDDGRLRFAPWRPGDALVSNRHGIPEPDIAETSMLDAEQMDLVVAPVVGFDGRGHRLGMGGGWYDRSFAFRHQRPAPPWLVGAAFDEQRVDALDRADWDVALDAVCTQSSTLDCRSPE, encoded by the coding sequence ATGACGGTCGACCGCACGGCGCTGCGCCGCGAACTCCGCAACCGCCGCCGTGAACTGGCCGCCGGCGAGCGCATCGCCGCTGCCGAGCGTCTTTCCGAACGGCTGCTGGCGCTTCCTTTCGCGCCGACATCGGGATACGTCGCCGGCTACTGGGCAATGGACGGCGAGATCGCGCTGCATGTGTGGCAACTGCGGCTTCCGCGCGACTGCGTCTACTGCCTTCCCGTGCTGAACGACGATGGTCGCCTGCGCTTCGCGCCCTGGCGTCCGGGCGACGCGCTGGTCAGCAACCGGCATGGCATTCCCGAGCCCGACATCGCCGAAACCTCGATGCTCGACGCCGAGCAGATGGACCTCGTGGTGGCGCCGGTGGTGGGCTTCGACGGTCGCGGCCACCGGCTCGGCATGGGAGGCGGCTGGTACGATCGCAGTTTCGCATTCCGCCACCAGCGCCCCGCGCCCCCGTGGCTGGTCGGTGCCGCATTCGACGAGCAGCGCGTCGACGCACTCGACCGCGCGGATTGGGACGTCGCGCTGGATGCGGTGTGCACGCAATCGTCCACGCTCGACTGCAGGAGCCCCGAATGA
- a CDS encoding EVE domain-containing protein codes for MSARRRYWLMKSEPDTFSIDDLERVRTEPWNGVRNYQARNFMRDGMQVGDGVLFYHSNTDVPGIVGTATVASKAYPDETQFNPKSDYYDPKSSREEPRWFLVDVAFDRKLKRTITLDELKQHADKLGEDFALIRRGNRLSVLPVSAAQWKYLLSLE; via the coding sequence ATGAGCGCCCGTCGCCGCTACTGGCTGATGAAGTCCGAACCGGACACCTTCTCCATCGACGACCTCGAACGCGTGCGCACCGAGCCGTGGAACGGCGTACGCAACTATCAGGCGCGCAATTTCATGCGCGACGGCATGCAGGTCGGCGACGGCGTGCTGTTCTACCACTCCAACACCGACGTGCCCGGCATCGTCGGCACGGCGACGGTGGCGAGCAAGGCATACCCGGACGAGACGCAGTTCAATCCGAAGTCCGACTACTACGACCCGAAGAGCTCGCGCGAGGAACCGCGCTGGTTCCTCGTCGATGTCGCATTCGATCGCAAGCTCAAGCGCACCATCACGCTGGACGAACTCAAACAGCATGCCGACAAGCTCGGCGAGGACTTCGCACTGATTCGCCGCGGCAATCGCCTGTCGGTGCTGCCGGTATCGGCGGCGCAGTGGAAGTACCTGTTGTCGCTCGAGTGA
- the rpiA gene encoding ribose-5-phosphate isomerase RpiA — protein sequence MSESKRLAGEKAIEYVEDGMIVGVGTGSTVAFFIDALARVKDRIKGAVSSSDQSTARLRQHGIEVLDLNATGPLSLYVDGADECDPHKRLIKGGGAALTREKIIAEASQKFVCIVDPSKRVDVLGRFPLPVEVIPMARSLVAREIQAMTRAQPVWRQTADGAGVITDNGNVILDIHGLSIVDPVGLEQAINQIPGVVSVGLFARRPADVVIVGGEPPLVL from the coding sequence ATGAGCGAATCCAAGCGCCTGGCTGGCGAGAAAGCCATCGAGTACGTCGAAGACGGCATGATCGTCGGCGTCGGCACCGGCTCGACCGTCGCCTTTTTCATCGATGCGCTCGCGCGCGTGAAGGACCGCATCAAGGGCGCCGTGTCGAGCTCCGACCAGAGCACCGCGCGCCTGCGGCAGCATGGCATCGAGGTGCTGGATCTGAACGCGACCGGCCCGCTGTCCCTGTACGTCGACGGCGCGGACGAGTGCGATCCGCACAAGCGCCTCATCAAGGGCGGCGGCGCGGCGCTCACACGCGAGAAGATCATCGCCGAGGCCAGCCAGAAGTTCGTGTGCATCGTCGACCCGAGCAAGCGCGTCGACGTGCTGGGCAGGTTCCCGCTGCCGGTCGAAGTGATCCCGATGGCGCGCAGCCTCGTCGCGCGCGAGATCCAGGCCATGACGCGCGCCCAACCGGTGTGGCGCCAGACCGCAGACGGCGCCGGCGTGATCACCGACAACGGCAACGTGATCCTCGACATCCACGGGCTGTCCATCGTCGACCCGGTCGGTCTGGAACAGGCGATCAACCAGATCCCGGGCGTGGTGAGCGTGGGCCTGTTCGCCCGTCGCCCGGCGGACGTGGTGATCGTCGGCGGCGAGCCGCCGCTCGTGCTCTGA